The following proteins are co-located in the Synchiropus splendidus isolate RoL2022-P1 chromosome 14, RoL_Sspl_1.0, whole genome shotgun sequence genome:
- the LOC128771272 gene encoding cilia- and flagella-associated protein 161-like isoform X2, which produces MAGFRTYRTTVKLDNWFEDRLLEEDEENQHLAKVQKGELNAQKVDFIKHHMMRPVQLTVSADKRLHFGDVVMLLNIEGENPVCTTLSVNAEMNPLRKIPFASIVAPCGVSGGRRLQACVRTAFVITSVDGTPEGCPLLFDQSFALRTTSGFAGGLYLTSEPRSFHKSAKLSRLQEVNLESELTFESWWKVVFFDPEERMEFEGRPVPANVRVVIVHCKTNQALAVLGNFVQAYSRFTFPQAFPQTFSHSPSFFLSRTIYGNEFEVTAHSFLDCHRTERDNNHWIVCTGDPSGEGLLFFSRTLSVAAGMETIEQCRKEFSLSNIKEGPVAVTREPCHDA; this is translated from the exons GATGAAGAAAACCAACACCTGGCTAAAGTGCAGAAAggggagctcaacgctcagaaagTGGACTTCATCAAGCACCACATGATGAGACCG GTGCAACTCACCGTGTCGGCGGACAAAAGACTGCATTTCGGGGACGTAGTGATGCTGCTGAACATCGAGGGAGAAAACCCAGTGTGCACCACGCTCAGCGTCAACGCCGAGATGAACCCGTTGAGAAAGATTCCCTTTGCTTCCATCGTGGCTCCGTGTGGAGTCAGTGGTGGGAGGCGACTCCAGGCTTGCGTGCGCACTGCCTTTGTCATCACAAG TGTGGACGGCACCCCTGAAGGATGTCCGCTGCTCTTTGACCAGAGCTTTGCACTGAGAACAACCAGTGGGTTCGCTGGAGGA CTTTACTTGACAAGTGAACCTCGAAGTTTCCACAAG AGTGCAAAGCTGTCCCGCCTCCAGGAAGTCAACTTGGAATCCGAGTTGACCTTTGAGTCATGGTGGAAGGTCGTATTCTTTGACCCCGAGGAGAGAATGGAATTCGAAGGTCGACCCGTACCT GCCAACGTGAGGGTGGTGATCGTGCACTGCAAGACCAACCAGGCGCTGGCTGTCCTGGGGAACTTTGTCCAGGCGTACTCGCGCTTCACATTTCCTCAAGCTTTTCCCCAGACATTCTCCCACTCACCGTCCTTTTTTCTTTCCAGAACCATCTACGGCAACGAATTCGAGGTGACCGCACACTCCTTCCTCGACTGTCACAGGACTGAACGGGACAACAACCACTGGATTGTGTGCACCGGCGACCCATCGGGGGAAGGACTGCTGTTCTTCAGCCGCACGCTGTCAGTCGCTGCCGGAATGGAGACCATCGAGCAGTGCAGGAAGGAATTCAGCTTGAGCAACATAAAGGAGGGTCCGG TGGCTGTCACTCGTGAACCATGCCATGACGCTTGA
- the LOC128771272 gene encoding cilia- and flagella-associated protein 161-like isoform X3: MAGFRTYRTTVKLDNWFEDRLLEEDEENQHLAKVQKGELNAQKVDFIKHHMMRPVQLTVSADKRLHFGDVVMLLNIEGENPVCTTLSVNAEMNPLRKIPFASIVAPCGVSGGRRLQACVRTAFVITSVDGTPEGCPLLFDQSFALRTTSGFAGGLYLTSEPRSFHKSAKLSRLQEVNLESELTFESWWKVVFFDPEERMEFEGRPVPANVRVVIVHCKTNQALAVLGNFVQATIYGNEFEVTAHSFLDCHRTERDNNHWIVCTGDPSGEGLLFFSRTLSVAAGMETIEQCRKEFSLSNIKEGPGENQEALRATLKPTQNDRK, from the exons GATGAAGAAAACCAACACCTGGCTAAAGTGCAGAAAggggagctcaacgctcagaaagTGGACTTCATCAAGCACCACATGATGAGACCG GTGCAACTCACCGTGTCGGCGGACAAAAGACTGCATTTCGGGGACGTAGTGATGCTGCTGAACATCGAGGGAGAAAACCCAGTGTGCACCACGCTCAGCGTCAACGCCGAGATGAACCCGTTGAGAAAGATTCCCTTTGCTTCCATCGTGGCTCCGTGTGGAGTCAGTGGTGGGAGGCGACTCCAGGCTTGCGTGCGCACTGCCTTTGTCATCACAAG TGTGGACGGCACCCCTGAAGGATGTCCGCTGCTCTTTGACCAGAGCTTTGCACTGAGAACAACCAGTGGGTTCGCTGGAGGA CTTTACTTGACAAGTGAACCTCGAAGTTTCCACAAG AGTGCAAAGCTGTCCCGCCTCCAGGAAGTCAACTTGGAATCCGAGTTGACCTTTGAGTCATGGTGGAAGGTCGTATTCTTTGACCCCGAGGAGAGAATGGAATTCGAAGGTCGACCCGTACCT GCCAACGTGAGGGTGGTGATCGTGCACTGCAAGACCAACCAGGCGCTGGCTGTCCTGGGGAACTTTGTCCAGGC AACCATCTACGGCAACGAATTCGAGGTGACCGCACACTCCTTCCTCGACTGTCACAGGACTGAACGGGACAACAACCACTGGATTGTGTGCACCGGCGACCCATCGGGGGAAGGACTGCTGTTCTTCAGCCGCACGCTGTCAGTCGCTGCCGGAATGGAGACCATCGAGCAGTGCAGGAAGGAATTCAGCTTGAGCAACATAAAGGAGGGTCCGGGTGAGAATCAAGAAGCTCTGAGGGCAACACTCAAACCTACTCAAAATGACAGGAAATAG
- the LOC128771272 gene encoding cilia- and flagella-associated protein 161-like isoform X1, with translation MAGFRTYRTTVKLDNWFEDRLLEEDEENQHLAKVQKGELNAQKVDFIKHHMMRPVQLTVSADKRLHFGDVVMLLNIEGENPVCTTLSVNAEMNPLRKIPFASIVAPCGVSGGRRLQACVRTAFVITSVDGTPEGCPLLFDQSFALRTTSGFAGGLYLTSEPRSFHKSAKLSRLQEVNLESELTFESWWKVVFFDPEERMEFEGRPVPANVRVVIVHCKTNQALAVLGNFVQAYSRFTFPQAFPQTFSHSPSFFLSRTIYGNEFEVTAHSFLDCHRTERDNNHWIVCTGDPSGEGLLFFSRTLSVAAGMETIEQCRKEFSLSNIKEGPGENQEALRATLKPTQNDRK, from the exons GATGAAGAAAACCAACACCTGGCTAAAGTGCAGAAAggggagctcaacgctcagaaagTGGACTTCATCAAGCACCACATGATGAGACCG GTGCAACTCACCGTGTCGGCGGACAAAAGACTGCATTTCGGGGACGTAGTGATGCTGCTGAACATCGAGGGAGAAAACCCAGTGTGCACCACGCTCAGCGTCAACGCCGAGATGAACCCGTTGAGAAAGATTCCCTTTGCTTCCATCGTGGCTCCGTGTGGAGTCAGTGGTGGGAGGCGACTCCAGGCTTGCGTGCGCACTGCCTTTGTCATCACAAG TGTGGACGGCACCCCTGAAGGATGTCCGCTGCTCTTTGACCAGAGCTTTGCACTGAGAACAACCAGTGGGTTCGCTGGAGGA CTTTACTTGACAAGTGAACCTCGAAGTTTCCACAAG AGTGCAAAGCTGTCCCGCCTCCAGGAAGTCAACTTGGAATCCGAGTTGACCTTTGAGTCATGGTGGAAGGTCGTATTCTTTGACCCCGAGGAGAGAATGGAATTCGAAGGTCGACCCGTACCT GCCAACGTGAGGGTGGTGATCGTGCACTGCAAGACCAACCAGGCGCTGGCTGTCCTGGGGAACTTTGTCCAGGCGTACTCGCGCTTCACATTTCCTCAAGCTTTTCCCCAGACATTCTCCCACTCACCGTCCTTTTTTCTTTCCAGAACCATCTACGGCAACGAATTCGAGGTGACCGCACACTCCTTCCTCGACTGTCACAGGACTGAACGGGACAACAACCACTGGATTGTGTGCACCGGCGACCCATCGGGGGAAGGACTGCTGTTCTTCAGCCGCACGCTGTCAGTCGCTGCCGGAATGGAGACCATCGAGCAGTGCAGGAAGGAATTCAGCTTGAGCAACATAAAGGAGGGTCCGGGTGAGAATCAAGAAGCTCTGAGGGCAACACTCAAACCTACTCAAAATGACAGGAAATAG